The Cyanobacteriota bacterium DNA segment TTCAACAAGTGGTCTATGACACAGGACGCTCTGCCACGGTTACCCTAGCCTCTGATTACTGGTGGTGGGTCAGTTCCCCTACGGTTGCCCAAGCAGAAATGTTACGGCTTGCGATCGCCCAAAATGCTGATACTACTACCCTCAGTCGCCTTGTTCAGGGCTTGCTAGACCAGCAACGACAGGGCACTTGGCGCAACACCTATGACACCGCTCAGGCACTAACTGCCTTAGTAGCCTATGTCCAACAGCAACCTACACCGCCCAACTTCTTTGCAACAGCAACCTTAGCGGGTAAACCCATAGTTTCTGCCCAGTTTCAGGGCTACCAAAGTCCTAGTACAGAAAAAATAGTGCCCATGGCTGAGTTGCCCCAGGGCAACAGCAATCTTACCCTAGAGAAGGCTGGCAACGGTACGTTGCACTATCGGGTTGCCTTCCGGTATCGGCTCCAGGGCAATCCTCCCGGACGGTTTGATGGTCTGCGAGTGCAGCGAGAATTACGTCTTGCTGGTCGGGAGCGCCCGATCGCCGCCTATGGACTCACGACCTCTGCGCCAGTAACTATCGATGCAGGGCAAATCTACGATGTGGGTCTACAAATCATTACCGATCATCCTGTGGATCACGTGGTGATTACGGATCCATTACCTGCTGGCTTTGAGGCTATAGATACTAGTTTTCAGACCAGCACTCCCTACTTCCAAGCTAGAGGTGATAGCTGGGAAATTGGCTATCAGCAAATCCATCGCGATCGCATCGTGGCCTATGCTGATGGCCTAGAACCGGGCATCTACACCTTGCATTATCTAGTGCGGGCGGTCACTCCTGGCACTTTTCTGTGGTCAGGTAGTGAAGCCCATCGGCAATACGCCCCTGAAGAATTTGGTCGGACAGCTACGTCTACCCTAGTGGTCAAGCCTGCATCCTAAAAAGCCACCCGATTGTTCACAGTCAGGACTTTAGGCCTCATCATGGTTCGTTCGTCGTTAGGGCTTGAGTCCTCATCACAGTTCGTCGTCAGGACTTTAGTCCTCATCACAGCTTGTCGTGAAGACTTTATGGTTGTTTCAACTTAGATTGAAACGGTGGCCCTCACCCCAACCCTTCTCCCAAAGCGAGGGAGAGAAGCCAAGACTGTCTCTTTTGAATCTGGAATGACTACAGTCCTGATCACATCCATCTCTAGTTCATGGCTCCTCATCAGGTGCCCACTCGATTTCGTAGCTCATCACTCATATAGGAACGATCGCCTAAAACCTGTAACATAGGGCCGTGACAGTCAAACTTGACGACACTAATGGAAGCAGCAGGCATGTCAATGCGATCGCGGTAGCGCCCTAGGTCAATGCCCAAAAGACTACACAAAATCACACGAATAGTGGCTTTGTGAGAGACAACGAGCACATTACCATCGGTATATTTCTCTTCAATTTCGGCAATGACTAGGGACGATCGGCTGGCGATTTGCACAGCAGTTTCTCCCCCTGTAGGAGGATTCCAAGCAGGTTCGGTTAACCAGCGCACATAGTCGTCGTGGTAATGCTGTCGCACATAGTCCTGGGTTTTCCCTTCCCATTGACCGTAATGAATCTCTTTCAAACCTTCCCGCAGATGCATTTCCATGCCGATCGCAGTGCACAACGGCTCAGCAGTCGCTATAGTACGTCGCATTGGACTAACATAAACCGCAGACCACGGCACTGATTTGTAGGCCGCAGCAAAGGCATGAGCCATTTCATAACCTGCT contains these protein-coding regions:
- a CDS encoding histidine phosphatase family protein, which gives rise to MALKLYLIRHGETTYSQTGGYCGSLDPDLTPAGYEMAHAFAAAYKSVPWSAVYVSPMRRTIATAEPLCTAIGMEMHLREGLKEIHYGQWEGKTQDYVRQHYHDDYVRWLTEPAWNPPTGGETAVQIASRSSLVIAEIEEKYTDGNVLVVSHKATIRVILCSLLGIDLGRYRDRIDMPAASISVVKFDCHGPMLQVLGDRSYMSDELRNRVGT